The following coding sequences are from one Schizosaccharomyces osmophilus chromosome 1, complete sequence window:
- the pst3 gene encoding SIN3 family co-repressor Pst3 — MNTLKESTDAERDHIEIENDLRRKNLNPSKTADGQNTSAGTGHELDAAQNNQNIITQGSFDVVSSTKKRQFDDYQKEQAIAYNNSSSVPPKSGNLETDEGLAAMTSSNSRPLDVNDALSYLELVKYYFSEKREVYNEFLEIMRDFKSQSLDTLGVIDRVATLFNGYPQLIEGFNTFLPSGYKIEVHTDSSNTSVVRIGTPMHPLNTSSNAPSNVAPSTNYVELQQPSISETQLGKESPSSNDNASALPSKPQVDFNYAIAYMNKVKERYPPNSETYMEFLGVLRTYQKAEKSIHEVRARVSEIFSDSPDLLDEFKLFLPDNSEPTEVQQSEGVPAPNALPPVGNFTLPSAAQVRERRLRPAHSAQIGRSISKTSKNVRQYHDELPAAYTIPSYQQKTSPVSHYAATQEELLVFSSIRQHLSDNFSFHKFMELLHLYREKLMDKTDLLNSFSRLVKNDNLTLWFASFIGWNDSPIVVKNIPIDDSRYISETYESVGYSYRRIPQEKQNETCSGRDALSNSVLNDEYILVAPKLTGIKNVRHSENQYLQALQLVEDERYEYDRILSINQRTIKLLTELCEPVNDEAPTKSVSKVLDRKVLIQSALQTVYGKEHSLKAFDALAKRPIKAAPVLLKRLKLKDQEWRRCKREWNKIWRQIELKNSSLALDERCCKIEGKDRRALSYNRILNEIDGIYQRQKHCIGQAIQGFQFSQVLGDRQIFLNILRLSDAQLSNSSFYSYADKGRISAVLKALLSQFFGIPLPRETLESDLSSENIESVQKHRDGLSKIFVHPESADNSNTTQMSIQTDDTQTEDDTMSDINPMDSDAQVKMKLQGEELKNVFGYNFFGNATMYVLFRLICVSYSRLEQIKKYIEASDIAESINYDSVLETCEKYLKGALSGNEFHSYLQKLNNDACYMISSIERLLKVVFYRVHEILLDPKLGQLLLLFESDGAHSVTTAREQMIYRNHVETILAPDTKVFNMRWYPLEKKLCIQQLLPADLTIHKFDDPAKEFMYYVDSYAISHITEGIDLMQVKMPFLKRSLQLISQKGYLAGRESSSLHSLFNERFCKSNLQLFFSTDTYMIFFESNTENVYINSYNLWVGQSSKRRNQKRTARWQKWLGQQLAENTSQELQSATSLDQVLLSPSS, encoded by the exons ATGAACACGTTGAAAGAATCTACTGACGCGGAACGCGATCATATTG aaataGAGAATGATTTACGaaggaaaaatttgaatcCATCGAAGACCGCCGATGGGCAAAATACATCTGCAGGAACTGGTCATGAATTAGACGCTGCGCAGAATAATCAAAATATCATTACTCAGGGATCTTTCGACGTCGTCTCTAGCACTAAAAAACGGCAGTTTGATGATTATCAAAAGGAGCAAGCAATTGCTTATAATAACTCTTCTTCAGTACCTCCTAAATCTGGCAACTTGGAGACAGATGAAGGTCTTGCCGCCATGACTTCCTCGAATAGTCGACCATTGGATGTTAATGACGCTCTTTCTTATCTCGAATTGGTAAAGTATTATTTCTCAGAAAAGCGAGAGGTATACaatgaatttttggaaattatGCGCGATTTTAAGTCCCAAAG TCTGGATACTCTGGGGGTAATCGATCGAGTTGCAACTTTATTCAATGGGTATCCGCAGCTCATTGAAGGTTTCAACACTTTCCTTCCTTCTGGCTATAAAATTGAAGTTCATACAGATTCTTCTAACACTAGCGTTGTTCGGATCGGCACTCCCATGCACCCACTGAACACAAGTTCAAACGCTCCCTCCAACGTTGCACCTTCCACTAACTATGTCGAATTACAACAACCTTCCATCTCTGAAACTCAGCTTGGAAAAGAATCTCCATCTTCTAATGATAATGCATCCGCATTACCTTCAAAACCCCAAGTAGATTTTAATTATGCTATTGCTTACATGAATAAAGTTAAGGAAAGGTATCCACCTAACTCTGAGACATATATGGAATTTTTAGGTGTTTTACGGACATACCAAAAAGCTGAAAAGTCCATTCATGAAGTTCGTGCTCGTGTATCCGAAATCTTCTCAGATTCCCCGGACCTTTTGGACGAGTTTAAGCTTTTTTTACCAGATAATTCTGAACCTACAGAAGTTCAACAAAGTGAAGGTGTTCCGGCGCCTAATGCATTACCTCCTGTTGGAAACTTCACCTTACCTTCTGCTGCCCAGGTGCGAGAGCGACGACTGCGCCCAGCACATTCAGCACAGATAGGACGATCTATCTCAAAAACCTCAAAAAACGTTCGTCAATATCACGACGAGTTACCAGCTGCTTATACAATCCCTAGTTATCAACAGAAAACAAGTCCTGTTTCTCATTATGCCGCTACTCAAGAGGAATTATTGGTTTTCAGTTCTATAAGACAACATCTCTCtgataatttttctttccataAGTTTATGGAATTACTGCACCTTTATAGAGAAAAGTTAATGGATAAAACAGACTTACTAAATTCGTTTTCTAGACTTGTCAAAAACGACAACTTAACGTTGTGGTTTGCAAGCTTCATTGGATGGAATGATAGTCCGATAGTAGTGAAAAACATTCCTATCGACGACTCTCGTTATATTTCCGAAACTTATGAATCTGTTGGTTATTCATATCGAAGAATTCctcaagaaaaacaaaatgaaacttGTTCTGGTCGGGATGCTCTGTCGAATTCAGTTCTTAATGACGAGTACATTTTAGTTGCTCCTAAATTGACTGGTATAAAAAATGTCAGGCATTCTGAAAATCAATACTTGCAAGCTTTGCAACTGGTAGAAGACGAACGTTATGAATACGACCGAATACTCTCAATTAACCAGAGGACTATAAAGTTATTGACAGAACTATGTGAACCTGTTAATGATGAAGCCCCCACGAAGTCTGTAAGTAAAGTTTTAGACCGGAAAGTCTTAATACAATCAGCTTTGCAAACTGTTTACGGAAAAGAACATTCGCTGAAAGCATTTGACGCTCTTGCTAAAAGGCCAATAAAGGCAGCTCCTGTTTTACTGAAGCGTCTAAAGCTAAAAGATCAAGAATGGAGACGTTGTAAAAGAGAATGGAATAAGATTTGGCGTCAAATTGAACTTAAAAACTCGTCACTAGCATTGGATGAACGTTGTTGCAAAATTGAGGGCAAGGATCGAAGGGCACTTTCTTACAATAGGATTTTAAACGAAATTGATGGTATTTATCAACGTCAAAAGCATTGCATCGGCCAGGCCATACAAGGGTTCCAATTTAGCCAAGTATTAGGTGATCGGcaaattttcttgaatATCTTAAGGTTAAGTGATGCACAACTTTCCAACTCATCGTTTTATTCTTACGCGGATAAAGGAAGAATCAGCGCTGTTCTTAAAGCGTTGCTATCACAGTTCTTTGGGATCCCACTTCCTAGAGAAACTTTAGAAAGCGATCTTTCTTCTGAAAATATAGAGTCTGTTCAAAAACATCGTGATGGACTGAGCAAGATTTTTGTACACCCGGAGAGTGCCGATAACAGCAACACAACCCAAATGAGCATTCAGACTGATGACACCCAGACAGAAGATGACACCATGAGTGATATTAATCCGATGGATTCCGATGCTCAAgtaaaaatgaagttgcaaggagaagaattgaaaaatgtATTTGGATataacttttttggaaatgcgACCATGTACGTGCTGTTTAGATTGATTTGCGTTTCTTACTCTCGACTTGAGCAAATAAAGAAGTATATTGAAGCTTCGGATATAGCTGAATCTATTAATTACGATAGCGTACTGGAAACGTGCGAGAAATATTTAAAGGGCGCTCTTTCTGGAAATGAGTTTCACAgttatcttcaaaaactaaaTAATGATGCTTGTTATATGATCAGTTCTATAGAACGGTTATTAAAAGTGGTATTCTATCGAGTTCATGAGATCTTGCTGGATCCCAAACTTGGTcaacttttacttttattcGAATCTGATGGAGCGCATTCAGTGACAACTGCTCGAGAACAGATGATTTATAGAAATCATGTGGAAACCATTTTGGCGCCCGATACCAAGGTTTTCAACATGCGTTGGTATCCTTTGGAGAAAAAGCTTTGCATTCAACAATTGCTCCCAGCTGACCTTACTATTCATAAATTTGATGATCCGGCTAAAGAATTCATGTATTATGTGGATAGCTATGCCATTTCCCATATTACGGAAGGTATTGACTTGATGCAGGTAAAAAtgccttttttaaaaaggtCACTGCAATTGATCTCACAGAAGGGATATCTCGCTGGCCGAGAGTCTAGCAGTTTGCATTCACTTTTTAATGAGCGCTTTTGCAAGTCAAATTTACAGTTGTTTTTCTCAACAGATACGtatatgattttttttgagtcTAACACAGAAAATGTTTATATCAACTCTTATAACTTATGGGTTGGTCAAAGCTCAAAACGCCGCAACCAAAAGAGAACGGCACGTTGGCAAAAATGGCTTGGACAGCAGCTTGCCGAAAATACAAGTCAAGAATTACAATCCGCTACTTCTTTGGATCaggttcttctttctccGTCATCGTAA
- the rsc4 gene encoding RSC complex bromodomain subunit Rsc4: MSSIDSHQVAFSQPKLNETLQVLVDLKDQEGNPFDDVFEELPSKKYFPDYYQVITDPIAYKTMRNKARHGQYTTMGEFYDDLRLMVNNAKTYNAPGSFVYECALLVEKAANDLEVKHAGQPPAVTDSKVPISTEEQASDKNPEVYQVITNVIDSLRDVKDSTGRYLIDMFIDLPSKRLYPDYYDIIKTPMTIKMMEKRMKKNEYSSIKDFENDLNQMYLNAQTYNEAGSFVYEDSIALSNVSGPILAATKSEEIPKDVESIKNESPNQRMASAAPSFEPQTREPSVVSDNLLHEKSPAEADNKENFTEGFPSQLSEDVEQQPSKPQAIDQICQTNYSAFALMKSFSTQPVPDLLNSTHKSVLGRSDFVFPNFPQTQVIENTTDVERLFYSFFLFSPSPTTLSNPFCEHIPCPSSNASEISVVNVAQQHAIMNVITNINPIMSIKNYNFSVLHNGKLLGQPVAAPPQLLQLAGPTYYNIDSVNYAFDVRLGPGMNCLEFILATTEPTNIQPTSEDISQPSFTVIEKERFVLLLYLRC; encoded by the exons ATG TCCTCGATTGACAGCCATCAAGTCGCGTTTTCGCAACCAAAGTTAAATGAAACTTTACAAGTCTTGGTAGACCTGAAGGACCAGGA AGGTAATCCCTTCGatgatgtttttgaagaattgcCTTCTAAAAAGTATTTTCCGGACTATTATCAAGTAATCACCGATCCCATTGCTTACAAAACAATGCGAAACAAGGCCCGTCATGGTCAGTATACTACCATGGGAGAATTTTATGACGATTTGCGATTAATGGTAAACAATGCTAAAACGTACAATGCTCCAGGAAGCTTTGTTTATGAGTGTGCCTTGTTGGTCGAAAAAGCTGCAAATGATTTAGAAGTTAAACACGCCGGTCAACCTCCCGCTGTGACAGACTCAAAAGTACCTATTTCGACTGAAGAGCAAGCCTCTGATAAGAATCCTGAAGTTTACCAAGTCATCACTAACGTTATCGATTCTTTAAGGGACGTTAAAGACTCCACCGGTAGATATTTAATCGACATGTTTATTGATTTACCCAGCAAGCGTCTTTATCCCGATTATTACGATATCATTAAGACGCCAATGACGATAAAAATGATGGAGAAAcgtatgaagaaaaatgagtATAGCTCAATAAaggattttgaaaatgatttaaatCAAATGTATCTTAATGCACAAACATACAATGAAGCTGgaagttttgtttacgagGATTCAATTGCTCTTTCAAATGTTTCTGGTCCAATATTGGCAGCTACCAAGTCTGAGGAGATTCCAAAAGATGTTGAGAGtatcaaaaatgaatcacCAAACCAAAGAATGGCTTCTGCCGCTCCATCGTTCGAGCCACAAACTCGAGAACCTTCCGTCGTTAGTGATAACTTACTTCATGAAAAATCTCCAGCAGAAGCAGACAACAAAGAGAATTTCACTGAGGGATTTCCTTCTCAATTGTCAGAGGACGTTGAACAACAACCTTCAAAGCCTCAAGCTATTGACCAAATTTGTCAAACTAATTATAGTGCATTTGCCCTTATGAAATCCTTCTCTACTCAACCGGTTCCAGATCTCTTAAATTCTACGCACAAGTCGGTCCTAGGTAGATCTGACTTTGTGTTCCCAAATTTCCCTCAAACACAAGTGATTGAAAATACCACTGATGTAGAAcgtttattttattcatttttcttgttttctccTTCTCCTACAACTTTATCCAATCCGTTCTGCGAACACATTCCTTGCCCTTCTTCTAATGCATCAGAAATTTCTGTTGTAAATGTGGCACAACAACATGCTATTATGAATGTTATTACAAATATTAATCCCATTATGtctataaaaaattacaatttttCGGTACTGCATAACGGTAAACTGCTCGGACAACCAGTTGCCGCTCCTCCCCAATTGTTACAGCTAGCCGGTCCAACTTATTATAACATTGATTCTGTTAATTATGCTTTCGATGTAAGATTAGGGCCGGGTATGAATTGCTTGGAATTCATACTGGCAACTACCGAACCCACTAATATCCAACCTACCTCTGAAGACATATCACAGCCTTCTTTCACAGTCATAGAGAAAGAACGATTTGTACTTCTACTTTATCTGCGCTGCTAA
- the suc1 gene encoding cyclin-dependent protein kinase regulatory subunit Suc1 — MTEGQKMTKSRFPRLLNVSERERLEAFIDQIHYSPRYADDEYEYRHVMLPKAMLKVIPTDYFNPETGTLRILHEEEWRGLGITQSLGWEMYEVHVPEPHILLFKREKDFQLKFSQQR, encoded by the exons ATGACAGAAGGACAAAAAATGACGAAGAGTCGATTTCCTCGTTTGCTGAACGTCTCTGAGCGTGAACGATTAGAGGCTTTTATTGATCAAATCCACTATTCTCCGAG ATATGCTGATGATGAGTATGAATATCGACATGTTATGTTGCCCAAGGCTATGCTGAAGGTAATTCCGACAGACTACTTTAATCCTGAAACCGGTACTTTACGTATCCTTCACGAGGAGGAATGGAGAGGCCTGGGTATTACCCAGAGTCTTGGCTGGGAAATGTATGAAGTTCATGTTCCAGAACCtcatattcttttgttcaaacGCGAAAAAGACTTCCAGTTGAAATTCAGTCAACAAcgataa
- the atp3 gene encoding F1-FO ATP synthase gamma subunit, translating into MLRLAVKESNALRPIVNSVGFRGFHASAPREATLKELEIRLKSIRNIEKITKTIKTVAQTKLNRAQRSMDLAKKYQTVSNEFFDEAGTQAPKDGKTLLIACSSDKGLCGGIHSSISRLIRKELVDPNVEQNTSICVLGEKVRSQLHRYYPGSLYLTFAHIGGASPSYEEALQVSSNILENANEFDRIVIVYNRFASAVSFETVMKNLYTRQSIAESPNLFAYEASSEVHQPLMEYAFTNAIFAAMAEAHCSEMSSRRNAMENASKSAGEMINKFSTIYNRQRQASITNELIDIVTGANALG; encoded by the exons ATGTTACGTTTAGCGGTTAAAGAATCAAATGCACTTCGTCCTATCGTAAATTCGGTAGGATTCCGAGGCTTTCACGCTAG TGCTCCTCGAGAGGCTACTTTAAAGGAACTTGAAATAAGATTGAAGTCCATCCGTAACATCGAGAAGATCACGAAAACCATTAAGACGGTTGCTCAAACAAAGTTGAACAGAGCTCAAAGATCTATGGACTTGGCCAAGAAGTATCAAACAGtttcaaatgaattttttgatgagGCTGGAACCCAAGCTCCCAAAGATGGAAAAACACTTTTGATTGCTTGTTCTAGTGACAAGGGTCTTTGTGGTGGTATCCATTCTTCGATCTCTCGTCTTATCCGTAAGGAATTGGTTGATCCTAATGTTGAGCAAAACACCAGCATTTGCGTTTTGGGTGAAAAGGTTCGTTCCCAGCTTCATCGTTATTATCCTGGCTCTCTCTACTTAACATTTGCTCACATTGGTGGTGCCAGTCCTTCTTATGAAGAGGCTTTGCAAGTTTCCAGCAACATTTTGGAGAATGCAAATGAATTTGACAGAATCGTCATCGTTTACAACAGATTCGCCTCTGCCGTGTCTTTTGAAACTGTGATGAAGAATCTCTATACTCGTCAATCTATCGCTGAATCCCCCAATTTGTTTGCCTATGAGGCTAGCAGTGAGGTTCATCAACCTTTGATGGAGTATGCTTTCACCAATGCTATTTTTGCTGCTATGGCTGAAGCCCACTGCAGTGAAATGTCTTCCCGTCGTAACGCCATGGAAAATGCTAGCAAGAGTGCTGGTGAGATGATCAACAAGTTTTCCACTATCTATAATCGTCAACGTCAAGCCTCCATTACTAACGAACTTATTGACATTGTTACTGGTGCTAATGCTTTGGGATAA
- the alg12 gene encoding dolichyl pyrophosphate Man7GlcNAc2 alpha-1,6-mannosyltransferase Alg12, with amino-acid sequence MGFSRQGVLWYLANGLLLLLMGYYAFMTPYTKVEESFSMQAIHDIQTYKLDLSKYDHQKFPGPVKRSFIPSLIIAFVSYLPAKHFSSLLAVRWTIGFLSCESFMAVGKALRKRFGFFAGISFLLIAAAQFHLVYYMSRPLPNVYGLVLTNSALTLLLSGKYYTSISVLVFAAVIVRSEIFLLLSVLSLCLLGQRRVHLVRLFVIGVLSSATALAFTVFIDSWFWGTWCWPELQAFAFNVLEGKSSEWGTSPFYYYFIRIPWIMLNPTLFLFGLVSFLTVRSSRILLYVPFAFVFIFSFLKHKEWRFISYILPWIDASCATGFAYLMRPKDQNKMNHNFRKLAFSGLIIGVSFGIFASSLLLKVFTFAYPGGAALEKVHSMNTNPYETVHLDTYPCMTGITRFLQKPNWYYDKEEDSSRLNDDLFQTQFHYIITDTPKLYERNFKVLHIVGEDRNIPVISASPIFGAFKLNISNSAFPVYILVQPPTMTEKVSIQDYNKYIGQPVNNIKNWPEVYRIVKPGGIMTRDYREERLNFFTTDDGILDHITQG; translated from the exons ATGGGATTTTCTAGGCAAGGTGTTCTTTGGTATCTCGCCAATGGACTATTACTACTACTTATGGGCTATTATGCGTTTATGACCCCTTATACAAAAGTCGAAGAGTCCTTCTCAATGCAGGCTATTCATGATATCCAAACTTACAAACTAGATCTTTCAAAG TACGATCATCAAAAGTTTCCTGGGCCTGTCAAAAGGAGCTTTATTCCTAGCCTTATCATAGCTTTCGTTTCCTACTTGCCTGCTAAACACTTTTCTTCCCTTTTGGCAGTACGATGGACCATTggctttctttcttgtgAAAGCTTTATGGCCGTAGGAAAAGCTTTAAGAAAACGTTTTGGGTTCTTCGCCGgtatttcatttcttttaatagCGGCCGCTCAATTTCATCTCGTATACTATATGTCCAGACCATTACCCAATGTTTATGGACTCGTGCTTACAAATTCCGCTTTGACTTTACTACTTTCGGGGAAGTACTATACGTCTATCTCCGTCCTAGTGTTTGCTGCTGTCATCGTCCGCTCTGAGATCTTTCTACTTTTAAGCGTACTTTCCTTATGTCTTCTTGGCCAACGCAGAGTTCATTTAGTTCGACTTTTTGTTATCGGCGTCTTGTCTTCTGCAACCGCCCTTGCTTTCACGGTTTTCATTGATTCATGGTTTTGGGGAACATGGTGCTGGCCCGAACTTCAAGCGTTCGCTTTTAATGTTTTAGAAGGAAAGTCTTCAGAATGGGGAACAAGTccattttattattatttcatTAGGATTCCTTGGATTATGCTGAATCCTacattatttctttttggactCGTATCTTTCCTTACTGTTCGTTCGTCAAGAATCCTCCTTTATgttccttttgctttcgtctttattttttcatttttgaaacataAAGAATGGAGATTTATCAGTTATATCCTTCCATGGATTGATGCATCCTGTGCAACTGGTTTCGCATATCTGATGCGACCGAAGgatcaaaataaaatgaatcaTAATTTTAGGAAGCTAGCTTTCAGTGGACTTATCATTGGGGTTTCTTTTGGGATTTTCGCAAGTTCTCTATTGCTAAAAGTTTTTACATTTGCTTATCCTGGAGGCGCGGCACTGGAAAAAGTGCACTCAATGAATACTAATCCATATG AAACCGTTCATTTGGACACCTATCCTTGTATGACAGGCATCACACGTTTTCtacaaaaaccaaactGGTATTATGATAAAGAGGAAGATTCTTCTCGTTTAAACGACGACCTGTTTCAAACCCAGTTTCACTATATCATCACCGATACTCCAAAACTTTACgaaagaaatttcaaagttttaCATATTGTCGGAGAAGATCGAAATATTCCTGTAATATCTGCTTCCCCAATATTTGGTGCTTTTAAGCTAAATATTTCAAACTCTGCCTTCCCTGTATACATTTTAGTTCAGCCACCTACTATGACGGAGAAAGTATCCATACAAGActataataaatatattgGTCAACCTGTGAACAATATCAAAAACTGGCCTGAGGTGTATCGAATCGTCAAACCAGGGGGCATTATGACTCGAGATTATCGTGAAGAGCGACTAAACTTTTTTACTACGGATGATGGAATTCTAGATCATATAACCCAAGGTTAA
- the mas5 gene encoding Hsp40 family DNAJ domain protein Mas5 encodes MAKETKLYETLNVDPSASPNDLKKAYRKLALKYHPDKNPNAGDKFKEISRAYEILSDEERRSTYDRFGEEGLQGGGAGDGMSADDLFASFFGGGMGGMGGMFGGGMPRGPRKGKDLVHTIKVTLEDLYRGKTSKLALQKKVICSKCSGRGGKEGAVRTCQSCSGSGVKFITRAMGPMIQRMQMTCPDCDGEGESIRSEDRCKECNGAKVSSQRKILTVNVEKGMHNGQKIVFKEEGEQAPGIIPGDVIFVVDVKEHPRFKRNGDHLFYEAHVDLLSALAGGQIVIEHLDDRYLTVPIIPGECIRPNELKVITGQGMLSQRHHQPGNLYVRFTVDFPEPNFASEEKLSLLEQVLPPRKVEKAPKKAVTEECVLGNVDPTESVRIDNNVNPTTATAMDEEEEEDDGGHPGVQCAQQ; translated from the coding sequence ATGGCTAAAGAAACGAAACTTTATGAGACTTTAAACGTCGACCCTTCTGCTTCTCCCAAcgatttgaagaaagccTATCGTAAATTGGCCTTAAAGTATCACCCTGACAAGAACCCCAATGCCGGTGATAAATTTAAGGAAATTAGCCGTGCTTATGAAATTCTCTCGGATGAGGAAAGACGTTCCACCTACGATCGTTTCGGCGAAGAAGGATTACAAGGTGGTGGTGCTGGTGACGGTATGTCTGCTGACGACTTGtttgcttccttctttggCGGCGGCATGGGTGGCATGGGTGGCATGTTCGGTGGTGGCATGCCCCGTGGCCCTCGTAAGGGTAAAGATTTGGTTCACACCATCAAGGTCACCCTTGAAGATCTTTACCGCGGTAAGACTTCCAAGCTTGctttacaaaagaaggtCATTTGCTCCAAGTGCAGTGGCCGTGGTGGTAAGGAAGGTGCTGTCCGTACTTGCCAATCTTGTAGCGGTTCTGGTGTCAAGTTCATCACCCGTGCCATGGGTCCTATGATCCAACGCATGCAAATGACCTGTCCCGATTGTGACGGTGAAGGTGAATCTATCCGTAGTGAAGACCGCTGCAAGGAGTGCAATGGTGCCAAGGTTTCCTCTCAACGTAAGATCCTTACCGTTAACGTCGAAAAGGGTATGCACAACGGTCAAAAGATTGTTTTCAAGGAAGAAGGTGAACAAGCTCCTGGCATCATCCCCGGTGATGTTATCTTCGTCGTCGACGTTAAGGAACATCCTAGATTCAAGCGTAATGGTGATCACCTATTTTATGAAGCCCATGTAGACTTGCTTTCTGCTTTGGCCGGTGGTCAAATTGTCATCGAGCATTTGGACGACCGTTATTTGACTGTCCCCATCATCCCTGGTGAGTGTATTCGTCCCAACGAACTCAAGGTTATCACCGGTCAAGGTATGCTTTCTCAACGTCACCACCAACCCGGTAACCTCTACGTTCGTTTCACCGTTGATTTCCCTGAACCCAATTTTGcttctgaagaaaagctttctcTCCTTGAACAAGTCTTACCTCCTCGTAAGGTTGAAAAGGCTCCCAAGAAGGCTGTTACTGAAGAATGTGTTCTTGGTAACGTTGATCCTACTGAGTCCGTTCGCATTGATAACAATGTCAACCCTACTACTGCTACCGCTATGGACGAggaagaggaggaagaTGATGGTGGACATCCCGGTGTTCAATGTGCTCAACAGTAA
- the ipa1 gene encoding cleavage and polyadenylation HECT-type ubiquitin-protein ligase E3 Ipa1: protein MLSEYLTHVGRINVYLDPNTTPHPKRVGDVPCSLPLALSKNEPVVAVQRDDTLQVVIRCSPRIQNFDIVVPLKALDFDSHLKQVVQCRYCSAELATFFSCRDLPSANWQELMDCWACHVDFPATLAKNGGMPSFTPTQDMSYSGISFLLLHPNSLENPQSYQSNSPLYHCSSCQAALGVQDEQDVCESVRLDKSCIMINGTRIHPSYVVTSELLTLRELNAVHKFCLTDQRNTLFVWCFTPYLPVTFFNNPKLTASFQQSPVITVKTLYTYDPPENSQADDWQDITLVPSVFQEIKDLLELTTSSFPSSAQKFQFWYVGLLPRL from the exons ATGCTGTCAGAATATTTGACGCATGTAGGTCGTATTAACGTTTATTTGGACCCAAACACCACGCCGCACCCAAAGCGGGTGGGTGATGTTCCGTGTTCACTTCCTCTGGCCCTTAGCAAGAACGAGCCGGTCGTCGCCGTTCAGCGTGATGACACTCTACAAGTAGTGATCCGTTGCTCTCCTCGTATCCAGAATTTTGATATTGTCGTTCCTTTAAAAGCTCTTGATTTCGACTCCCACCTCAAACAGGTCGTCCAATGTAGGTACTGCTCCGCTGAGCTCGCGACCTTTTTTTCCTGTCGAGACTTGCCATCGGCTAATTGGCAAGAATTAATGGATTGCTGGGCCTGCCATGTGGATTTTCCTGCTACTTTGGCTAAGAACGGTGGTATGCCTTCTTTTACGCCTACTCAAGATATGTCCTATTCGGGtatctcttttcttcttttgcatcCAAATTCATTG GAAAATCCACAGTCTTACCAAAGTAACTCCCCTTTGTATCACTGTTCGTCCTGCCAAGCTGCTCTTGGCGTTCAAGATGAGCAAGATGTTTGTGAAAGCGTCCGTCTGGATAAGTCTTGTATTATGATTAATGGTACTCGTATTCATCCTTCTTATGTCGTTACCTCTGAATTATTAACACTTCGCGAATTGAACGCAGTCCACAAATTTTGTCTCACTGATCAGCGTAATACACTTTTCGTTTGGTGCTTCACTCCATATCTACCAGTTACCTTCTTTAACAATCCAAAATTAActgcttcttttcaacAGTCACCTGTCATTACAGTCAAAACACTCTATACCTATGATCCACCCGAAAACTCGCAGGCTGACGACTGGCAGGATATAACGTTGGTTCCTTCTGTTTTTcaggaaataaaagatttattAGAGCTTACAACAAGCagttttccttcttccgCTCAAAAGTTTCAGTTCTGGTATGTTGGTTTGCTCCCACGGTTATGA